A genome region from Pseudodesulfovibrio alkaliphilus includes the following:
- the aprB gene encoding adenylyl-sulfate reductase subunit beta: MPTFVNPEKCDGCKGGEKTACMYICPNDLMILDADEMKAYNQEPSACWECYSCVKICPQGAIEARPYADFAPMGGTSIPMRSAEDIMWTVKFRNGSVKRFKFPIRTTPEGSIKPFDGKPEPTDLENELLFTEAELATPKAVIQEQAPVTEADLKKEWKADDYGNLV, translated from the coding sequence ATGCCGACCTTTGTTAACCCGGAAAAATGTGACGGCTGCAAGGGTGGCGAAAAGACCGCTTGCATGTACATTTGCCCGAACGATCTGATGATCCTGGATGCCGACGAGATGAAGGCATACAACCAGGAGCCGTCCGCGTGCTGGGAATGCTACTCCTGCGTGAAAATTTGCCCCCAGGGCGCTATTGAAGCCCGTCCGTACGCCGACTTCGCCCCCATGGGTGGTACCTCCATCCCGATGCGTTCCGCCGAGGACATCATGTGGACCGTGAAGTTCCGCAACGGCAGCGTCAAGCGCTTCAAGTTCCCCATCCGCACCACTCCCGAAGGCTCCATCAAGCCCTTTGACGGCAAGCCTGAGCCGACCGACCTCGAGAACGAGCTGCTCTTCACCGAGGCCGAGCTGGCGACCCCCAAGGCTGTCATTCAGGAGCAGGCCCCTGTGACCGAGGCCGACCTGAAGAAAGAGTGGAAGGCCGACGACTACGGGAACCTCGTCTAG
- a CDS encoding CoB--CoM heterodisulfide reductase iron-sulfur subunit A family protein, which yields MSNNSILVVGGGFAGITAALEAAEVGYEVYIVETNPYLGGRVAQLNQYFPKLCPPSCGLEIQFQRIKNNPKVKVLTMASVASVSGSAGDYDVKITQRPRHVNERCTACGDCEKAATTTVASEFDFGVGKRKVAYKTHPFMFPMRYVVDADNASDSELAAIKDACKYDAVDLDEQPKSIDLKVGAIVVATGWKPYDIAKLTNLGGGKVPNVVTNMQFERLAAPNGPTGGKILRPSDGAEPKRIAFVQCAGSRDQNHLNYCSYICCMASLKHVRYIRERSDANVTVYYIDLRTPGRYDKFKAITEADDKLSLVKGKVAAIVDDGTGNPVVTVENAVTGIKTDEKYDLVVLATGMEPSIAGLKVPAGAVDADGFVIDGNGIIAAGCAKQPFDVMKTAQSGTAAAMKAIKTVVGR from the coding sequence ATGTCGAATAACAGTATTCTCGTGGTAGGCGGCGGGTTCGCAGGAATCACCGCCGCCCTCGAAGCCGCCGAAGTGGGCTACGAGGTGTACATCGTTGAAACAAACCCCTATCTCGGTGGCCGGGTGGCGCAGCTCAATCAGTACTTCCCGAAGCTGTGTCCCCCCTCCTGCGGCCTGGAGATCCAGTTTCAGCGCATCAAGAACAACCCCAAAGTCAAGGTGCTGACCATGGCCTCGGTGGCATCCGTTTCCGGCTCGGCCGGGGACTATGATGTCAAGATCACCCAGCGCCCCCGCCATGTGAACGAGCGGTGCACAGCCTGCGGCGACTGCGAGAAGGCCGCCACGACCACAGTGGCTTCCGAGTTCGATTTCGGCGTGGGCAAGCGCAAGGTCGCCTACAAGACCCATCCTTTCATGTTTCCCATGCGCTATGTGGTGGACGCGGACAATGCCTCCGACTCCGAGCTGGCCGCCATCAAGGACGCCTGCAAGTACGACGCGGTAGACCTGGACGAGCAGCCGAAAAGCATCGATCTCAAGGTCGGGGCCATCGTCGTGGCCACGGGCTGGAAGCCCTACGATATCGCCAAGCTGACCAACTTGGGCGGCGGCAAGGTGCCCAACGTGGTCACAAACATGCAGTTCGAGCGTCTGGCCGCGCCCAACGGACCCACAGGCGGCAAGATCCTGCGCCCGTCCGACGGCGCCGAGCCCAAGCGCATCGCCTTTGTCCAGTGCGCCGGGTCCCGTGACCAGAACCACCTCAACTACTGTTCATACATCTGCTGCATGGCCTCCCTGAAGCATGTCCGCTACATCCGCGAGCGCAGTGACGCAAACGTCACGGTCTACTACATCGATCTGCGCACCCCGGGCCGCTACGACAAGTTCAAGGCCATCACCGAGGCCGACGACAAGCTCAGCCTGGTCAAGGGCAAGGTGGCGGCCATCGTTGACGACGGCACGGGCAACCCTGTGGTCACGGTCGAGAACGCCGTCACCGGCATCAAGACAGACGAGAAGTACGACCTGGTGGTGCTGGCCACCGGCATGGAGCCCAGCATCGCCGGCCTCAAGGTTCCGGCCGGGGCCGTTGATGCCGACGGTTTTGTCATTGACGGCAATGGCATCATTGCCGCCGGTTGCGCCAAGCAGCCCTTTGACGTCATGAAGACCGCCCAGTCCGGCACCGCCGCCGCGATGAAGGCGATCAAAACCGTGGTAGGGAGGTAA
- the sat gene encoding sulfate adenylyltransferase → MSNLVAPHGGKGLVCCLLEGAELAAEIKKAEGLKTLNISDRAKGDLIMMGIGGFSPLNGFMGKADWAGVCEKFLMADGTFWPIPITLDTNDEDVKVGDEVALKAADGVIYATMKITEKFEMTEKDKKWECELVYKGQGEDSADDKFWSVALEDHPGVQMVMAQGKYNLAGPVKVLSEGDYAKRFPGVYLTPAQIRAEMEKRGWSKVAALQLRNPMHRSHEYLAKIAVEVCDGVVIHSLIGNLKPGDIPGDVRIKCIQTLIDNYFVPANVINAGYPLDMRYAGPREGLMHATFRQNYGINNMLIGRDHAGVGDFYGLFEAQDIFKRIPYATEACPEPGKALLCQPMNIDWTFYCYKCDGMASMRTCPHTKEDRVILSGTKLRKGLSEGTEIPDHFGRDEVLDILREYYAGLTEKVEVKMQKAASGSSMK, encoded by the coding sequence ATGTCCAACCTCGTAGCACCTCACGGTGGAAAAGGTCTCGTCTGCTGCCTGCTCGAAGGCGCGGAACTCGCTGCTGAAATCAAGAAAGCCGAAGGTCTGAAGACCCTCAACATCTCCGACCGCGCCAAGGGCGACCTGATCATGATGGGCATCGGCGGCTTCTCCCCGCTGAATGGCTTCATGGGCAAGGCCGACTGGGCTGGCGTCTGCGAAAAGTTCCTGATGGCCGACGGCACCTTCTGGCCCATTCCCATCACCCTCGACACCAACGACGAAGACGTCAAGGTCGGTGACGAAGTGGCTCTCAAGGCCGCCGACGGCGTGATCTACGCCACCATGAAGATCACCGAAAAATTCGAGATGACCGAGAAGGACAAGAAGTGGGAATGCGAGCTGGTCTACAAGGGCCAGGGCGAAGACTCCGCTGACGACAAGTTCTGGTCCGTGGCCCTGGAAGACCACCCGGGCGTTCAGATGGTCATGGCTCAGGGCAAGTACAACTTGGCCGGCCCGGTCAAGGTCCTCTCCGAGGGCGACTACGCCAAGCGCTTCCCCGGCGTCTACCTGACCCCGGCCCAGATCCGCGCCGAGATGGAAAAGCGCGGCTGGTCCAAGGTCGCCGCTCTGCAGCTGCGCAACCCCATGCACCGTTCCCACGAGTACCTGGCCAAGATCGCCGTGGAAGTGTGTGACGGCGTGGTCATCCACTCCCTGATCGGCAACCTCAAGCCCGGCGACATCCCGGGTGACGTGCGCATCAAGTGCATCCAGACCCTGATCGACAACTACTTCGTGCCTGCCAACGTCATCAACGCCGGCTACCCGCTCGACATGCGTTACGCCGGTCCCCGCGAGGGCCTGATGCACGCCACCTTCCGCCAGAACTACGGCATCAACAACATGCTCATCGGCCGCGACCACGCCGGCGTCGGCGACTTCTACGGCCTGTTCGAGGCGCAGGACATCTTCAAGCGCATCCCCTACGCCACCGAAGCCTGCCCCGAGCCGGGCAAGGCCCTGCTCTGCCAGCCGATGAACATCGACTGGACCTTCTACTGCTACAAGTGCGACGGCATGGCCTCCATGCGCACCTGCCCGCACACCAAGGAAGACCGCGTCATCCTGTCCGGCACCAAGCTGCGCAAGGGCCTGTCCGAGGGCACCGAGATCCCGGACCACTTCGGCCGCGACGAGGTTCTGGACATCCTGCGCGAATACTACGCCGGCCTGACCGAAAAGGTCGAGGTCAAGATGCAGAAGGCCGCTTCCGGCTCCAGCATGAAGTAA
- a CDS encoding hydrogenase iron-sulfur subunit has translation MAEKLGVYICGGCDIGANLDVDALAQFVAGGKHSAAVGVAKSNPVLCSPEGKAAIEADIAELGLDGVVCCACTPRAKWDVFKFGEKVQVERVNLREHCVWSFQDDPAFPGQMEVIAKDYINMGVSKLTKSRIPAPEIPEAFKTVLVLGGGYAGLNAALNAASLGYPVVLVEKSDTLGGKAATMYKSFPLSGSFGDKTQEIGVKELIAEVQANDKIKVITGATLESLAGAPAKYKATIGGTEYEIGAVVMATGWVPGKSKFLAPLGYGRVKNVVTSAEFEAMAKNGGIKTAEGKAPSSVAFIVDTTLLMKGVSYGECGDACAAPEDMPCKEEAPADTSDECEVFEYEDKESARHLAYSSELTSLVALKQANYVRELAPDALAYVIYDHMMVPGINEKYYQTAQDDPGVMLTKGTVTSVDEAGSEVVIKAKNTLIGDDIAISADLVVVPTAIVPTTAADPTMNFVYRQGPAFPDLELFDGFADSNYICFPYETRRTGVYAAGCVRQPMGLGLAADDAAGAALKAIQCIESSNRGVSVHPRSGDLSFPEFNFMRCTQCKRCTEECPFGALDDDEKGTPMPNPTRCRRCGTCMGACPERVISFANYGIDQIGSAIKEVKVPDTLDAGGPRIIILACENDAYPALDMAAMRGRSWSPYVRFLPVRCLGSVNAIWVADAMSKGVDGLMLLGCKYGDDYQCHFVKGSELCNRRKENIAESLGRLGVEPERVEQYEVSIDMYDKVPDMIDEFVSNIVNNFGPNPFKGY, from the coding sequence ATGGCTGAAAAGCTTGGAGTATATATCTGTGGCGGCTGCGACATCGGGGCCAATCTCGATGTCGATGCCCTGGCCCAGTTCGTCGCCGGGGGCAAGCACTCGGCAGCGGTCGGGGTGGCCAAGTCCAACCCCGTGCTGTGCAGCCCCGAAGGCAAGGCCGCAATCGAGGCCGACATCGCCGAGCTGGGACTCGACGGCGTGGTTTGCTGCGCTTGCACCCCCCGCGCCAAGTGGGATGTGTTCAAGTTCGGCGAGAAGGTCCAGGTGGAGCGCGTCAATCTGCGCGAGCATTGCGTCTGGTCCTTCCAGGACGACCCCGCCTTCCCGGGTCAGATGGAGGTCATCGCCAAGGACTACATCAACATGGGCGTTTCCAAGCTCACCAAGAGCCGGATTCCCGCCCCTGAAATTCCCGAAGCCTTCAAGACCGTGCTGGTTCTCGGCGGCGGCTATGCGGGTCTGAACGCGGCCCTCAATGCCGCCAGCCTGGGCTACCCCGTGGTGTTGGTCGAAAAGTCCGACACGCTGGGCGGCAAGGCCGCGACCATGTACAAGTCGTTCCCCCTGTCCGGCTCCTTTGGGGACAAGACCCAGGAGATCGGCGTCAAGGAACTTATTGCCGAGGTGCAGGCCAACGACAAGATCAAGGTCATCACCGGAGCCACTCTGGAATCCCTGGCCGGAGCGCCCGCAAAATACAAGGCCACCATTGGCGGCACCGAGTACGAGATCGGCGCAGTGGTCATGGCCACGGGCTGGGTTCCCGGCAAGTCCAAGTTCCTCGCCCCGCTGGGTTACGGCAGGGTCAAGAACGTGGTCACCTCCGCCGAGTTCGAGGCCATGGCCAAGAACGGAGGAATCAAGACGGCTGAAGGCAAGGCCCCGTCCTCCGTGGCCTTCATCGTGGACACAACCCTGCTCATGAAGGGCGTAAGCTACGGCGAGTGCGGGGATGCCTGCGCCGCCCCGGAAGACATGCCCTGCAAGGAAGAGGCCCCTGCCGACACCTCTGATGAGTGCGAGGTCTTCGAGTACGAGGACAAGGAATCCGCCAGGCATTTGGCCTACAGCTCGGAGCTGACCTCGCTGGTCGCCCTCAAGCAGGCCAACTATGTGCGCGAGCTGGCCCCCGACGCCTTGGCCTACGTGATTTACGATCACATGATGGTCCCCGGCATCAACGAGAAATACTATCAGACCGCCCAGGACGATCCCGGCGTCATGCTGACCAAGGGCACCGTCACCTCGGTGGACGAAGCGGGCAGCGAGGTGGTCATCAAGGCCAAGAACACCCTGATCGGCGACGATATCGCCATCAGCGCCGATCTCGTGGTGGTGCCCACGGCCATCGTGCCCACCACCGCGGCTGACCCGACCATGAACTTCGTCTACCGCCAGGGACCGGCTTTCCCGGACCTGGAGCTGTTTGACGGGTTTGCGGATTCCAACTACATCTGCTTCCCCTACGAGACTCGCCGCACCGGCGTTTACGCCGCAGGCTGCGTGCGCCAGCCCATGGGGCTGGGCCTGGCCGCCGATGACGCTGCCGGTGCCGCCCTCAAGGCCATACAGTGCATCGAGTCGTCCAACCGGGGTGTTTCCGTGCATCCCCGTTCGGGCGACCTCAGTTTCCCTGAGTTCAACTTCATGCGCTGCACCCAGTGCAAGCGTTGCACCGAGGAGTGCCCGTTCGGCGCCCTGGACGACGACGAGAAGGGAACGCCGATGCCCAACCCGACGCGCTGCCGTCGCTGCGGCACCTGCATGGGCGCCTGCCCCGAGCGCGTCATCTCCTTTGCCAACTATGGCATCGACCAGATCGGATCGGCCATCAAGGAAGTCAAGGTGCCCGACACCCTGGACGCCGGCGGCCCGCGCATCATCATCCTGGCTTGCGAGAACGACGCCTATCCGGCGCTGGACATGGCCGCCATGCGCGGACGCAGCTGGAGCCCCTATGTGCGTTTCCTGCCAGTCCGTTGCCTCGGTTCGGTCAACGCCATCTGGGTGGCCGACGCCATGAGCAAGGGTGTTGACGGCCTGATGCTGCTCGGCTGCAAGTACGGCGACGACTACCAGTGCCACTTTGTCAAGGGCTCCGAGCTGTGCAACCGCCGCAAGGAGAATATCGCCGAGTCCCTGGGCCGCCTGGGTGTCGAGCCCGAGCGCGTCGAGCAGTACGAGGTCTCCATCGACATGTACGACAAGGTTCCCGACATGATCGACGAATTCGTCTCGAACATTGTCAACAACTTCGGCCCCAACCCGTTCAAGGGCTACTAG
- the aprA gene encoding adenylyl-sulfate reductase subunit alpha: MPLLPSKEASKGVALAEPTIVEKHVDLLLVGGGMGNCGVAFEAMRWIQKVDPSLTLELVDKAALERSGAVAQGLSAINTYVGANDVDDYVRMVRTDLMGLVREDLIFDLGRHVDDSVHLFEEWGLPVWVKKDGKNVDGGKAKAEGLAIRNGAEPVRSGRWQIMINGESYKCIVAEAAKNAIGEDRYVERVFIVKLLLDANEPNRIAGAVGFSTRENKVYVYTCNACVVACGGAVNVYRPRSTGEGMGRAWYPVWNSGSTYTMVAQVGGEMTMMENRFVPARFKDGYGPVGAWFLLFKAKATNYKGEDYCVTNRAMLKPYEDRGYAKGHIIPTCLRNHMMLREMREGRGPIFMDTKTALLTTVNGDLSGPEWKHLESEAWEDFLDMCVGQANLWAATNCAPEDRGSEIMPTEPYLLGSHSGCCGIWVSGPDESWVPDSYKIKADNGKIYNRMTSVNGLWTCADGVGASGHKFSSGSHAEGRIVGKQMVRWCVDHKGFKPTLKEKAADLAKEIYQPWYTYEAAKGGSTDPVVNPAYITPHNFMMRLIKCTDEYGGGVATLYMTSKALLNTGFWLLGMMEEDSKKLAARDLHELMRCWEQYHRLWTVRLHMQHIEFREESRYPGFYYRGDFMGLDDSKWKCFVNSKYDPATGVTTIFKKPYVKIIPDA; encoded by the coding sequence ATGCCTCTGCTTCCCAGCAAAGAAGCTTCCAAAGGTGTCGCTCTGGCCGAGCCGACGATCGTCGAGAAACACGTCGATCTTCTGCTCGTCGGCGGCGGTATGGGTAACTGCGGCGTGGCTTTCGAGGCCATGCGCTGGATCCAGAAAGTGGACCCGAGCCTGACCCTGGAGCTGGTTGACAAGGCCGCCCTTGAGCGCTCCGGCGCCGTGGCCCAGGGCCTCTCCGCCATCAACACCTATGTTGGCGCCAACGATGTGGACGACTACGTCCGCATGGTCCGCACCGACCTCATGGGCCTGGTTCGCGAAGACCTGATCTTCGACCTGGGCCGTCACGTTGACGATTCCGTCCACCTCTTCGAAGAGTGGGGCCTGCCCGTTTGGGTCAAGAAAGACGGCAAGAACGTCGACGGCGGCAAGGCCAAGGCCGAGGGTCTGGCCATCCGCAACGGCGCCGAGCCGGTCCGTTCCGGCCGCTGGCAGATCATGATCAACGGTGAGTCCTACAAGTGCATCGTGGCCGAGGCCGCCAAGAACGCCATCGGCGAGGACCGCTACGTTGAGCGCGTCTTCATCGTGAAGCTGCTCCTGGACGCCAACGAGCCCAACCGCATCGCCGGTGCCGTCGGCTTCTCCACCCGCGAGAACAAGGTGTACGTCTACACCTGCAACGCCTGTGTCGTCGCCTGCGGCGGCGCGGTCAACGTCTACCGCCCCCGCTCCACTGGTGAGGGCATGGGTCGCGCCTGGTACCCGGTGTGGAACTCCGGTTCCACCTACACCATGGTCGCCCAGGTCGGCGGCGAGATGACCATGATGGAAAACCGCTTCGTGCCCGCCCGCTTCAAGGACGGTTACGGCCCGGTCGGCGCCTGGTTCCTGCTCTTCAAGGCCAAGGCCACCAACTACAAGGGCGAGGACTACTGCGTCACCAACCGCGCCATGCTGAAGCCCTACGAGGATCGCGGCTACGCCAAGGGTCACATCATCCCGACCTGCCTGCGTAACCACATGATGCTTCGCGAAATGCGCGAAGGTCGCGGCCCCATCTTCATGGACACCAAGACAGCCCTGCTGACCACCGTCAACGGCGACCTGAGCGGACCCGAGTGGAAGCACCTCGAGTCCGAGGCTTGGGAAGACTTCCTCGACATGTGCGTCGGTCAGGCCAACCTTTGGGCCGCCACCAACTGCGCTCCCGAGGATCGCGGTTCCGAGATCATGCCCACCGAGCCGTACCTCCTGGGTTCCCACTCCGGCTGCTGCGGTATCTGGGTTTCCGGTCCGGACGAGTCCTGGGTTCCCGATTCCTACAAGATCAAGGCTGACAACGGCAAGATCTACAACCGTATGACCTCCGTCAACGGCCTGTGGACCTGCGCTGACGGCGTCGGCGCTTCCGGCCACAAGTTCTCCTCCGGTTCCCATGCTGAAGGCCGCATCGTCGGCAAGCAGATGGTGCGCTGGTGCGTGGATCACAAGGGCTTCAAGCCGACCCTGAAGGAAAAGGCCGCTGATCTGGCCAAGGAAATCTACCAGCCCTGGTACACCTACGAGGCCGCCAAGGGCGGTTCCACCGACCCGGTCGTCAACCCGGCCTACATCACCCCGCACAACTTCATGATGCGCCTCATCAAGTGCACCGATGAATACGGCGGCGGCGTTGCCACCCTGTACATGACCTCCAAGGCTCTGCTGAACACCGGCTTCTGGCTGCTCGGCATGATGGAGGAGGACTCCAAGAAGCTTGCGGCCCGCGATCTGCACGAGCTGATGCGCTGCTGGGAGCAGTACCATCGCCTGTGGACCGTGCGCCTGCACATGCAGCACATCGAGTTCCGCGAGGAGTCCCGTTACCCGGGCTTCTACTACCGCGGCGACTTCATGGGCCTTGACGATTCCAAGTGGAAGTGCTTCGTCAACTCGAAGTACGATCCCGCCACTGGCGTGACCACCATCTTCAAGAAGCCCTACGTGAAGATCATCCCCGACGCCTAA
- a CDS encoding chorismate mutase, which yields MIKIRKEDTGRTPVGKGSGRGGRPARGEGPVKFGKRPPRPTRDTDQDGEDAPFADKAADVAQHRFTDISQIDGQILHLLEKRSFLIRKEGAWRKSRQKSLVDPKLEKLLRTAFDQAASDLGLDARLTRTLFTLLNQFSLADVRKKFTGEGYKLAPRQEPVQAAITGPRSFRRTRMMLAMAASAGLRTTLAPVTMNAPNKDLAKALKQVGAPIHWDEDFIRNDGGRTLGFEGAMVFVGEDSFNFYLLLALALGHAGRCKFTGKPGLQLMDIASLNKVLPNLGARLVPMNPNNPGLPARLECGGAMDEEITLPGSLDPDFAAALTLAAWTYPGGLTIRGLGPEARERVAEAVDVLAVCGIQASLSGDTVTVNDGVPVMEEVPTIPLSVSLCGLLLALPIMTGGSINIQGTWPSSERGRRVLDELSRLGLRIDTATDNLIATKVADMPRGAAIALGSDPDLLPLALALALKGEDAVLKNADDTVMELLDRMGAAYEQTDDGLALKPGGRTWEGTWYSPAPTWSMGCALAAYAVPGIVLENHGEVTSTWPEFWNFYNSLPTGKMKPKPATEKKDDTRRRIKIR from the coding sequence ATGATCAAAATCCGCAAGGAAGACACCGGGCGCACCCCTGTCGGCAAGGGCTCAGGCAGAGGGGGGCGTCCGGCCCGCGGCGAGGGGCCGGTGAAATTCGGCAAACGCCCCCCCCGCCCGACCCGCGACACCGACCAGGATGGCGAGGATGCGCCATTTGCCGACAAGGCGGCCGATGTTGCCCAGCACCGCTTCACCGACATCTCCCAGATCGACGGCCAGATTCTGCATCTGCTCGAGAAGCGCTCGTTCCTCATCCGCAAGGAAGGGGCGTGGCGCAAGTCGCGGCAGAAATCCCTGGTGGACCCCAAGCTCGAGAAACTCCTGCGTACCGCCTTTGACCAAGCCGCCTCTGACCTGGGACTCGACGCCCGGCTGACGCGCACCCTGTTCACCCTGCTCAACCAGTTCTCCCTGGCCGATGTGCGCAAAAAATTCACAGGCGAAGGCTACAAGCTCGCCCCGCGCCAGGAGCCCGTTCAGGCAGCCATCACCGGGCCGCGCTCCTTCCGTCGCACCCGGATGATGCTGGCCATGGCCGCCAGCGCCGGGCTGCGCACCACTCTGGCCCCGGTGACCATGAACGCGCCCAACAAGGATCTGGCCAAGGCCCTCAAGCAGGTGGGCGCCCCCATCCACTGGGACGAGGACTTCATCCGCAACGACGGCGGGCGCACCCTCGGCTTTGAGGGGGCCATGGTCTTTGTGGGCGAGGATTCCTTCAATTTCTACCTTCTCCTGGCACTGGCCCTGGGCCATGCCGGACGGTGCAAGTTCACGGGCAAGCCCGGTCTGCAGCTCATGGACATTGCGTCCCTGAACAAGGTCCTGCCGAATCTGGGGGCGCGGCTGGTGCCCATGAATCCCAACAACCCCGGCCTGCCCGCCCGCCTGGAATGCGGCGGGGCCATGGACGAGGAGATCACCCTGCCCGGATCCCTTGACCCGGACTTTGCCGCGGCCCTGACCCTGGCCGCCTGGACGTATCCGGGGGGACTGACCATCAGGGGCCTTGGCCCCGAGGCGCGGGAGCGGGTGGCAGAGGCCGTGGACGTACTCGCCGTCTGCGGCATCCAGGCCAGCTTAAGCGGCGACACGGTCACGGTCAACGACGGTGTCCCGGTCATGGAAGAGGTCCCGACCATCCCCCTGTCCGTGTCCTTGTGCGGTCTGCTGCTGGCCCTGCCCATCATGACAGGCGGCTCCATCAACATCCAGGGCACCTGGCCCTCAAGCGAAAGGGGAAGGCGCGTGCTCGACGAGCTTTCACGCCTTGGCCTGCGCATCGACACGGCCACCGACAACCTCATCGCCACCAAGGTGGCCGACATGCCCCGGGGCGCGGCTATCGCCCTGGGCAGCGATCCCGATCTGCTCCCCCTGGCCCTGGCCCTGGCCCTCAAGGGCGAGGACGCCGTGCTCAAGAATGCGGACGACACGGTCATGGAACTGCTCGACCGCATGGGCGCTGCCTATGAGCAGACCGACGATGGTCTGGCCCTCAAACCCGGCGGCCGGACCTGGGAGGGGACATGGTACAGTCCCGCCCCGACCTGGTCCATGGGTTGCGCCCTGGCCGCCTATGCCGTGCCCGGCATCGTGCTGGAGAACCACGGCGAGGTGACATCCACCTGGCCGGAGTTCTGGAACTTCTACAACTCGCTTCCCACCGGAAAAATGAAGCCAAAACCGGCCACGGAGAAGAAAGATGACACCCGCAGACGAATCAAAATCCGGTGA
- a CDS encoding aconitate hydratase yields MGKSITHKIIEKHLVSGEMIPGREVGLRIDQTLTQDATGTMAWLQFEAIGGRVRTDLSVSYVDHNTLQMGFRNPDDHRYLRTVAAKSGAVFSPAGTGICHQLHLENFAKPGATLIGSDSHTPTAGGIGSMAMGAGGLSVALAMAGEPYFIPMPKVVKVHLTGALTGWAQGKDVILHLLGLLTVKGGVGKVFEYGGPGVASLSVPDRATITNMGAELGATTSIFPADARTREFLEKMGRGADFRELTADPDAEYDEVITIDLGTLEPLVAQPHMPDRVCRVSELAGKAIDQVAIGSCTNSSYSDLKNTSQILARRRIPPSTDLLISPGSKQVMKILAREGLIEPLLDAGARVLECTCGPCIGMGGSPVSAGVSVRTFNRNFEGRSGTQDGQVYLASAQTAARLALDGKFTDPATWGDAPERVELPAEVPSIRDLFVFPPDNAEALSIVRGPNIVALEEFDDLPGTIETTVALKVGDNITTDHILPAGAEITALRSNIPAISQYIFSRVDKEFVARIRELGGGVVVGGENYGQGSSREHAALGPRHLGVRAVIVKSLARIHRANLVNFGILPLLLADPGDYDRLQQGAGLTIPAERITPGNTVDIRLASGETVAVTNDLTKKELDIIQAGGLLNAVRNNQS; encoded by the coding sequence ATGGGCAAGAGCATCACCCACAAGATCATCGAGAAGCATCTCGTCTCTGGCGAGATGATCCCCGGCCGCGAGGTCGGGCTGCGCATAGACCAGACCCTGACCCAGGACGCCACCGGCACCATGGCCTGGCTCCAGTTCGAGGCCATTGGCGGCCGGGTCCGCACCGACCTCTCGGTCAGCTATGTGGACCACAACACCCTGCAGATGGGTTTTCGCAACCCGGACGACCACCGCTACCTGCGCACCGTGGCCGCCAAATCCGGCGCGGTCTTCTCCCCGGCCGGCACGGGCATCTGTCACCAGCTTCATCTGGAGAACTTTGCCAAGCCCGGCGCGACCCTGATCGGCTCTGACTCCCACACGCCCACTGCGGGCGGCATCGGCTCCATGGCCATGGGCGCGGGCGGACTCTCCGTGGCCCTGGCCATGGCGGGCGAGCCCTATTTCATCCCCATGCCCAAAGTGGTCAAGGTCCACCTGACCGGCGCTCTCACTGGCTGGGCACAGGGCAAGGATGTCATTCTCCACCTGCTTGGCCTGCTCACGGTCAAGGGTGGCGTGGGCAAGGTCTTCGAGTACGGCGGGCCGGGCGTGGCCTCGCTCTCGGTGCCGGACAGGGCCACCATCACCAACATGGGCGCGGAGCTGGGGGCCACCACCTCGATCTTTCCGGCCGACGCCCGCACCCGCGAGTTTCTGGAGAAGATGGGCCGGGGCGCCGACTTCCGCGAACTTACGGCCGACCCGGACGCCGAGTACGACGAGGTCATCACTATCGACCTTGGCACCCTTGAGCCCCTGGTGGCCCAGCCCCACATGCCAGATCGGGTCTGCCGGGTCAGCGAGCTGGCAGGCAAGGCCATTGACCAGGTTGCCATCGGCTCCTGCACCAACTCCTCTTACTCGGACCTCAAGAACACGTCCCAGATCCTGGCCCGGCGCAGGATTCCGCCCAGCACCGACCTGCTCATATCCCCCGGTTCCAAGCAGGTGATGAAGATACTGGCCCGCGAAGGTCTCATCGAGCCGCTTCTCGACGCCGGGGCACGGGTGCTTGAATGCACCTGCGGTCCGTGCATCGGCATGGGCGGATCGCCGGTCAGCGCAGGCGTGTCCGTACGGACTTTCAACCGCAACTTCGAGGGCCGCTCCGGCACTCAGGACGGACAGGTGTATCTCGCCTCGGCCCAGACCGCAGCCCGGCTGGCGCTGGACGGCAAATTCACCGACCCCGCCACCTGGGGCGATGCGCCCGAGCGGGTGGAGCTGCCCGCCGAGGTTCCCTCCATCCGCGACCTGTTTGTATTCCCGCCCGACAACGCCGAAGCCCTGAGCATCGTGCGCGGGCCCAACATCGTGGCCCTGGAGGAGTTCGACGACCTGCCCGGAACCATCGAAACCACTGTGGCACTGAAGGTGGGGGACAACATCACCACTGACCACATCCTGCCCGCCGGAGCCGAGATAACGGCCCTGCGCTCCAACATCCCGGCCATCAGCCAGTACATATTCAGCCGGGTGGACAAGGAATTCGTGGCCCGCATCCGCGAGCTGGGCGGCGGAGTCGTGGTGGGCGGCGAAAACTACGGCCAGGGGTCGAGCCGGGAACATGCGGCCCTGGGGCCGCGCCACCTGGGAGTCAGGGCGGTCATCGTCAAGTCCCTGGCGCGTATCCACCGGGCCAACCTCGTCAATTTCGGCATCCTGCCGCTGCTCCTTGCCGACCCCGGCGACTATGACCGTCTGCAACAGGGCGCGGGGCTGACCATCCCGGCCGAAAGGATCACGCCGGGCAATACCGTGGACATCCGCCTCGCCAGCGGCGAAACCGTGGCCGTCACAAATGATTTGACCAAAAAGGAACTGGATATTATCCAGGCAGGTGGTCTGCTCAACGCAGTCCGCAACAACCAGTCCTGA